The following coding sequences are from one Mycobacterium bourgelatii window:
- the purN gene encoding phosphoribosylglycinamide formyltransferase: MQEPLRIPPSAPARLVVLASGTGSLLNSLLEAAVDDYPARIVAVGVDRDCRATEIAARASLPVFTVRLKDYATREAWDAAITEATAAHSPDLIISAGFMKILGPQFLSRFSGRTLNTHPALLPAFPGAHGVADALAYGVKVTGCTVHLVDAGVDTGPILAQQPIPVLADDDEETLHERIKVTERQLLVDVVAAIATGGVTVSGRKATLGVTTE; the protein is encoded by the coding sequence GTGCAAGAACCGCTCCGGATCCCCCCAAGTGCACCGGCGCGGCTGGTAGTGCTGGCGTCGGGTACCGGTTCGCTACTGAACTCACTGCTTGAGGCCGCGGTGGACGACTATCCGGCGCGGATCGTCGCCGTCGGTGTCGACCGAGACTGCCGCGCCACCGAGATCGCCGCGCGGGCATCACTGCCAGTCTTCACCGTCCGGCTCAAGGACTACGCCACCCGCGAGGCGTGGGACGCGGCCATCACCGAGGCCACGGCCGCGCACTCGCCAGACTTGATCATCTCCGCCGGGTTTATGAAAATCCTTGGACCGCAATTTCTTTCGAGATTCTCCGGTCGTACGCTGAACACTCATCCGGCGCTGTTGCCGGCCTTCCCCGGGGCGCACGGAGTGGCCGATGCGCTGGCCTACGGCGTCAAGGTCACGGGTTGTACGGTGCATCTGGTAGATGCGGGCGTGGACACCGGGCCGATACTGGCGCAGCAGCCCATCCCGGTGCTTGCCGATGACGACGAAGAGACCCTGCATGAACGGATCAAGGTCACCGAACGCCAACTCCTGGTGGACGTGGTGGCCGCGATTGCGACTGGTGGCGTGACCGTAAGCGGACGAAAAGCGACCCTAGGAGTGACCACGGAATGA